The region ATTAGGACACTAATTTTGTCCGGCACGGGCAACAAATATAGTCCGCTTATACTCAGATTTTAAAAACCTGTGATAATAACTACCGTTAAAGAAACTCCCTACGCTATTATCTCTAGTTTTCACTCACTCTTACGTTACTAAAGAGGAAATCggttcagaaatattaaaatcacTTATCCGAAACTACAGAGCTATTAAAGATTTGTAGCGGGTTTCGGAACCAGGGGCTCTGAATATAATATCCGCAACACCGCACTGATTCTCAAGAAGTTTAGCGTTAACATAATTTCTATTTGTATCGTGAAATATATCAAGATTTAAACTCCTACTCTACACGTTAAAATTCCAACCAGTTTTGCAATCCTTAAGCCCGTATTTTACACAATCTGCACGCAGTCCCTCAAAGAGAATCAATCACGAGAATTCGTAGCTCACAGATTTAAGGAATTAAGTGCAATTACCTTTCTAATTTCATCCAGCACCGTTTCAAAGGACTTTTTGTCCATCTTGACTACTATCTCGACGAGAGGAGTTACAGTTTCAATTACAAAACGTTCATCCCTGGTCCGCTCCGATAGTAAAAACGTTTACAgctgagaagaaaaaagactcaaggagcagaataaaggatGCGAAGAGGTAGAGTACTTCAAACGCTGCAAAAATTTCTAAAAGTGCAGActtataaaaactttttattaaaaacaaaacccgtcAGGCTTCCCCAGCTTCTTTACACAAAGCTTCAGGACCCCCTCGGGGAAGAGAAACCCGAGGTTCGGTGGCCGGAGGCAGAGCGTCGGTCCCCGCAGCTCAAAGGCATGCGCTGCCGGGGGAAGGTCCGGAAGCCGCCTTCCCGAGTGGAGCGGCCCGGAGAGCAGAGGCACCCGCGCCCCGAATCCCGCGGGCGGCGAGGAGGGAAGCACCGGCTTCTCGGCCCGCACTTGCACCTCGGCCGCCGCCGGCCGCCCCTCACCGCCGCGAACCGGGCCTCATGGCCCGCCTCGCGCTCACTCCCAGCAGCTCCGCCGGACTCCTGGGTCCCGTAGCCCGGGCAGCAGCGGCCTGGCAGCTCTTTGTTACCAGCTGCCACCGCTTCCGGGAGCGGGCCGGCGGCCGGCGAGCACCGGGAGCCGGGCGAAgggggtacggtctcaggtaggGGGACTCCCGAAGACCGCAGCGCCAACGGCGCCAAGAGCCCTTCCTGGTTACCCCCAGAGCTTCCCCCGGCTCGTGGGGTCCTTCAACGGAGCCCGTCGCGCCAGAGTAAAGTCAACTCTGCGCCGTCTGCTGAAGCCACTCTTCGCGGAGAGCCTGTGGAGGGGTCCTGGTGTGGGAATGTAGGTGTCCATAGCGGATGCCTGGATGTCTCGGAATTGGATGAAGTTGAAGTCTTTCCCAGAGCCTGAAAGTTATTAATCAAACCTTAATTCTAAGGTGTGACTGTGCTAATTATTGGTTGTTAAGtctgaatttaaaagaatgaacgTCGAGTAGTTAAGGCATATCTAAGGGCGCCCCGATTTTGGTGGACCGGAGAGGTCCACAGCGTGGACCGTCCGAAGGGTGGTCACGGGGTAAACCCGGGGCACGTgacaaggggaggggagggagggaggggagggaggggagggaggggaggggaggggcgggaggggaggggaggggcggggggaggcgggCGGTGGGAACGCCCTGAAAATCCGGAACCCCGGTTCTGATTTTCTTTCGCCCTGGTCTTTGCTGCCTTCTGGTTCTCTCCTAGGCTCATTGGAGCTAGGAGCTCAGTGCAGCGACGAACCGCGTGGACCTGAGGTTGTCCGGGCGGCCCCCAGCCGCCTGCCTATTTTCTTCCTCGCCAGGATTCCTGTCTAGTCATGACGAGATTCTGGGTCTGCGTAGCCGGCGCTGGCTTCTTCCTTGCGTTTCTGGTTTTCCATTCTCGATTTTGTGCCTCTCGGGTGAGTTGGATAGTGAGGAAATGGCTGTCGGGTGTGTGGATAGCACTGTGGGGAGACGGTCTTGGGATGGAGGTGGCGCTGGTTCTCTTACTAGTTCATCTCAGAACCTGCACCGGGGGCCGAACCGCCGAGGCGTTGCCTGTTTCTTAGCGTTAAAACGTGTGTAATATGGTACATCgccattttccttattttctcttctttcccagcTCCCGTTACCTCTtcactttgcttttaaaatttcctggagACCTGAGGAAGCCCTTTACCGGCTGGATGTGGATTGGCCTAAGTATTCAGAATACTTTACTGGAGCAACATTTTGTGTTGCAGTTGACTCCCTCAACGGATTGGTTTACGTAGCCCAAGTAAGtaaaattgggattttttttttttaggttatgGATACAAAGAAAACAGTTTTCCTGTCTCACCGAACTCAGTAACTGTATACGTTTATATTACGCCAATTGTAGAGTTCGTTTTTTGAGTTAAAGTTAATACTTTGGTTTTGAACGCGATAGAGATTAATATTGTAAGGTTTTGTAGATGGTTTTTTAAACGTTCCTAAATTCCTCGGTTAACctgtaatttttgtttctctctgccAAAATAAAGATTGCTTCCTTAAAAGTGATCCTATCTAAGCCGTTATTTTTGTATACCTTCAGAGAGGGGATAACATCCCAAAGGTATTAGTGTTCACAGAGGATGGATATTTCCTACGAGCCTGGAATTATACAGTTGACACACCTCATGGTATATTTGCAGCCAGTACACCACATGAACAATCCGTCTGGATCACGGATGTAGGAAGTGGTATGTTTAGTAATACCTATTAAATTATCTTGCTAGAAATCACATCTTTGCCCATGTTCTTGcttgtccattttaaaatcagagtgGCTAAATCTAATTGTAATTCCTTTAATGATTTGTGAAATCGCTTGTTTCTAAATCTTTATATTGTGCTTCCGTAGAATCAAGACATTTAACAAAGAGGCTATAATTATTATGATCTTTCCTTTAAGTTGTCACAGggcttttgccttttaaaatatcagttgcTCTTCCTAGAGTAGATAATTCTAAACTTCTTCtgtgaagcaaaataaaatggcGATCTCTGAAAGCTAATGAATGGAGTCCTTGCCTTTAGTTTTCCTTTACCACTTCTCTTTCAAAAGAAATTATGCTGATAACAGAAATTATAATAGGCTAAGTGCCTAATAGTTTTAAACAGATCTCATGTGACAATATAATGAAAAATCTTTGACTTCAGTTCTTGCTATTGAACCACatgctttaaaaagtgaaaaaaaattattccaggtgaaacaaaagagagagagtgaaattATGCTGAGAAACCAGAACTGCTTTCTTGCCCAGAGTAGAAGATCTGCACAAACTGCTGGTAATGTTTCTGAAATCCCACTGACATCAGCATGTCTGAAACCTTCCTTCTGTTGAATATTTTTAGTAGAATGTGCTGCAAAACAAAGTAAGCACAGTTGAACTTAAAACCGTGAGATAAGTTTTCAGAGATAACTGTTTGCTTGTGCTTGTAGCTTAAGACAAGATGGTATAAGAGATAACCTGGTATTGTCTTAGGATCTCCGGAAGGAAAGagatcttaaaatatttctagtCTTGTCCCAGTTATGTTCATGGCTTGAAGGTCCTTCTGTTTCCCCACTTCTGGTTAATTCAGATACCGTTTTGAAATTAAAGAGGTCTCAGTTTTTGTAAGAAGTGCCCTTACCACATCTGTTCTCAGAACCCAAAAGATTTCTGAGCCTCAGCCCCGTGACCCATTTATTTAAAGCTGTATTTTGGATGGTAAGATTTTGGTTAACCCCCCAAAATCTAAGTTATCTCTGAGTTCATTGTTAGACTCTATGAAATttgattattttcactttttatttattttttttcttttctggattcaCTGTTAAAAGAGGCCATTACTTTTTAGTTCGTTCCATTCATGTGATCCTTTTTTATAAAATACTTCACTGGttcccagaaataaaaagaacacacATGATCTCTCCATTCTTTCCATAATAGGTTGTTTTTTCACACACAGATCTGAAGACagtttttctattccttcctgtaTTTCGAAGAATAAATTCTCTTCAGTAAAAACATGGCTGCATATcatagccattaaaaaaaaaaatttactggtattctatttcttttccaatgCCTTAGAGACtttgtagtttgctttctttaatgttttgttcTCTTATTATTGCTACAGACTTCAGCTCAAGTCTCCAAAACaagtataataataaatacaattgTCAAGATAGGATTGTAATgcaagctgattcactttatttccAGAGACCCCATTGTTTCGAATTTGTCATTTGAATGCCTACCAGTTAGTTGGTCTTGCTATGCCTTCAAGTTGGTTTCTGTTAACTGCTTTATAGTTTTTCCCTATTTGTAAATATTCCACTTTATACTTTTGCTTGTAAGATAATTTTAACTCAGAGAAGTTTCAGTGTGAGAAGATAATATACTGGTGATTTGGAAAGATCTATTCCTTTCTTAGGAAAGAAAAGCTAATGGGttgaattttgtatttgtttccaCTAGGAGAAAATGTAGCTTAAAAAAGTCAGTattgttataaaccaatgttaccgcaataaaaaaaaaagacttaaaaaaattaacacaagaaTAGATGTAAATGAGTTTTATAAACAGAAGTTTGTATTATAAAGAACTTTTTCAGTCACCCACTGAAATTGGAGATCTGCCCGTGAATGGCTGGAAtaacagttttcaaatataagTTGTTCGTTTTCCAGATCCTTCTTAATCTTCTTATACAAGTAATGCTTATTCAAGATCAtaagattaaaagaagaaaatggtgtACCAGTACTTTTACATCATGAGCCTTCTGTTTAAggagtcagttttttttttttttcagttttatttggattTAGAATCTTACTTTGGAGTACCTGAGGTTTTAATTCATGAACGGATTTGGCTATAACTAATGAAGCTCTATTGCTTGTCaaatataacatttaattatctgagccttttaactttttattgctaTTTAATTCTGTTACATTTTTGCTCTCAGCTTACCTGAAAAATGTGAATGTTTGTACTATGGTTATATATCTGAAATGTGCATGTCTATCTTTATAGGACTCTACGGTCAtactattaaaaaatacaattcctTTGGTGATCTTGTTCAAGTTTTGGGTACCCCAGGCAAAAAAGGCACTGGTTTAAATCCCCTGCAGTTTGATAACCCTGCAGAATTATATGTAGAAGACACAGGGGATATTTACATTGTGGATGGAGATGGAGGATTGAATAACAGGTTGATCAAATTGTCCCAAGGTACGTGGCTTAGTTTTGTGTGGTATTATTGCAATACTTTaaaactgaaggaactttttggccaatcgaATATAAGAATGTTACTTAATAAGTTGGACTTAATTTGTCTGGTACTCAGTATAACTTCAGtctttgcctctgtcttcacatttcCTTCTTTGTGTGTCTCTTTGTCTCAaatctcctctcctttctcttataagggcactagcCATTGGCTTCAGGGTCTGCTCTAAATGCAGA is a window of Delphinus delphis chromosome 18, mDelDel1.2, whole genome shotgun sequence DNA encoding:
- the NHLRC3 gene encoding NHL repeat-containing protein 3; the encoded protein is MTRFWVCVAGAGFFLAFLVFHSRFCASRLPLPLHFAFKISWRPEEALYRLDVDWPKYSEYFTGATFCVAVDSLNGLVYVAQRGDNIPKVLVFTEDGYFLRAWNYTVDTPHGIFAASTPHEQSVWITDVGSGLYGHTIKKYNSFGDLVQVLGTPGKKGTGLNPLQFDNPAELYVEDTGDIYIVDGDGGLNNRLIKLSQDFMILWLHGENGTGPAKFSIPHSVTVDSDGRVWVADRGNKRIQVFDKDTGEWLGAWNNCFSEEGPSAVRFTPDGKHLIVAQLNLSRLLLVAAPPVGSIGDCSVISTIQLADQVSPHLLDVSGKTGAIYVAEIGAKQVQKYVPVKSYFSSFGS